The DNA region TTCATAGCTCTTGCGCGGACGCACCACGGCGAAGCGATCCTCCTTCACGAGCACTTCCGGCACCAGCAGGCGCGTATTGTAGGTCGAGGCCTGCACCGACCCATAGGCGCCCGCCGACATCACGGCGAGGAGATCGCCGGAACGCAGCGGCGGCATCAGCCGCCCCTGCGCCAGATAATCGCCGCTCTCGCAGACCGGCCCGACCACGTCGACCATATCGCGCTCGGCCTGCGCTGCAGGCTCGAGGACGGGCACGATGTCGTGATAGGCGTCGTAGAGGGTCGGGCGGATGAGATCGTTCATCGCCGCATCGACGATCACGAAGGTCTTGCCGGCGCCGCGCTTCACATAGATGACCTTGGTGAGGAGAATGCCGGCATTGGCGGCGATCAGCCTTCCATGCTCGAAGATCAGCTTGAGGCCGAGGTCGCGCGTATGGCGCAGGATCGTCTCCGCATAGGCGGCGGGCTCGGGCGGGCGGCTATTGCTGCGCGGCTCGTAGACGACGCCGAGGCCGCCGCCCACATCGAAATGCTCGAGCCGATGGCCCTCCGCCATCAGGCGGCGCGCCAGATCCGCGAGGCGTCCGGCCGCCGCGTCGAAAGGGGCAAGATCGGTGATCTGGCTGCCGATATGCATGTCGACGCCGGAGATGATCAACCCCGGCAGCTTGGCGGCCTCGGCATAGACGCGCGGCGCCTCGTCGATCGGGATGCCGAACTTGTTGGCATAGGTGCCGGTCGAGATCTTGGCATGCGTCCCGGCGTCGACATCGGGGTTGACGCGGATCGAGATGCGAGCCCTGCGGCCGCGCGATGCGGCAAGCGCCGACAGACGCTCGAGCTCAGGCTCGGATTCGACATTGAAGCACAAAATGTCCTGATCGAGCGCATAGGCCATCTCGGCCTCGGTCTTGCCGACGCCCGAGAATACGATCCTGTCGGCCGCAACGCCCGCCGCGCGGGCCCGGCGCAATTCGCCTTCCGACACCACATCCATGCCGGCTCCGAGCCGCGCCAGGGTCGCCACGACGGCCTGGTTAGAATTCGCCTTCATGGCATAGCAGACGAGCGCAGGAACCGTGGCGAAGACCCGCGAGAAGGCGAGATACTGCTCAGCGAAGCCAGCGCTCCCATAGCAATAGAGCGGCGTGCCCACGGCCTCGGCGACGGCGCGCAGATCGGTTTGCTCGGCGTGCAGGACGCCGTCGCGATAGGCAAAAATGGTCATCACTCGTCCCGTGCCGTGCCGGCCTTCGCGCCGGCGAATGCCGCGTTATATCGGCGATCGGCGAAGAGTCGACTGGGGTGCTCTTCCTTCTCCCGCTCTTGGGCGGGAGAAGGTGCCGAGCTCTTGCGAGGCGGATGAGGGACGGTTGAGCGCTTCACCGACGTCCCTCACCCGCCTCGACTTCGTCTCGGCACCCTCTCCCGCGCGAAGGGCGCGGGAGAGGGTTGGCGCCATCGCCTGCCCTCACGCGTCCCAGGTCGGCGCCCAGCCGGGCGAGACGAGGCGGCCATTCGGGACCGCGAGAGCAAACAGCGTCCGCATCTCCTCCTCGGAGAGAGCGAAATCGAAGATGGCGATGTTCTCGGCGATGCGCCGGGGGTTCGCCGATTTCGGGATGGCGACGACACCTGGCTGCTGCACCTGCCAGCGCAGCAGCACTTGCGCCGCGGTCTTGCCGTGCCGCTTGGCGATGGCCAGGATCTTCGGCTCGGCCAGGATGTCGCCGGCGCGCCCAAGTGGGCAATAGGAGGTGAAGGCCACGCCACTCTCGCGGCA from Rhizobiales bacterium GAS188 includes:
- a CDS encoding diaminopimelate decarboxylase, which produces MTIFAYRDGVLHAEQTDLRAVAEAVGTPLYCYGSAGFAEQYLAFSRVFATVPALVCYAMKANSNQAVVATLARLGAGMDVVSEGELRRARAAGVAADRIVFSGVGKTEAEMAYALDQDILCFNVESEPELERLSALAASRGRRARISIRVNPDVDAGTHAKISTGTYANKFGIPIDEAPRVYAEAAKLPGLIISGVDMHIGSQITDLAPFDAAAGRLADLARRLMAEGHRLEHFDVGGGLGVVYEPRSNSRPPEPAAYAETILRHTRDLGLKLIFEHGRLIAANAGILLTKVIYVKRGAGKTFVIVDAAMNDLIRPTLYDAYHDIVPVLEPAAQAERDMVDVVGPVCESGDYLAQGRLMPPLRSGDLLAVMSAGAYGSVQASTYNTRLLVPEVLVKEDRFAVVRPRKSYEELIGLDRLPDWLGGVTP